In Natrinema amylolyticum, the following are encoded in one genomic region:
- a CDS encoding ATPase: MILLVVGADRVDAGKTTFSAGLLERTGAVGYKPRAGNDFWFDHDDCRRALADGRLYGKDAARLSTADGRGRSPERLNPVHRLWRPAPDGGTGLLGRADREFLVDRVGRDGDDPLFVRNATAEVPARVAEALPLEDAVHVESVGEFNDLAEERYLPAFERLAAEIEAADVAVVESYSDIARPLEALSPSSIAAVAAVEPGRARIYPGDRYCRACEIASSSPRDGAIEKRVPDVLDYLDPIDRVSLPALGSDRQNDPAQVARAYDDAYEALLEVAGRV; the protein is encoded by the coding sequence ATGATCCTCCTCGTGGTCGGTGCCGATCGCGTCGACGCCGGCAAGACCACGTTCTCGGCCGGCCTGCTCGAGCGAACCGGCGCGGTCGGCTACAAACCCCGCGCCGGCAACGACTTCTGGTTCGATCACGACGACTGCCGGCGAGCGCTGGCCGACGGCCGACTCTACGGCAAGGACGCCGCGCGCCTCTCGACGGCGGACGGCCGCGGTCGGTCACCGGAGCGATTGAATCCCGTTCATCGACTGTGGCGACCCGCCCCCGACGGTGGCACCGGACTGCTCGGTCGAGCGGACAGGGAATTTCTCGTCGACCGAGTCGGGCGCGACGGCGACGACCCGCTGTTCGTCCGCAACGCGACCGCCGAAGTGCCGGCACGGGTCGCCGAGGCGCTCCCGCTCGAGGACGCCGTCCACGTCGAGAGCGTCGGCGAGTTCAACGACCTCGCCGAGGAGCGGTACCTCCCCGCGTTCGAGCGACTGGCCGCCGAGATCGAAGCGGCCGACGTCGCTGTCGTCGAATCCTACAGCGACATCGCGCGGCCGCTCGAGGCGCTTTCACCCTCCTCGATCGCCGCCGTGGCGGCCGTCGAACCCGGTCGCGCGCGGATCTATCCCGGCGATCGCTACTGTCGGGCCTGCGAGATCGCCAGCTCGAGTCCCAGAGACGGGGCCATCGAAAAACGCGTTCCGGACGTCCTCGACTATCTCGACCCCATCGACCGCGTATCACTCCCGGCGCTCGGGAGCGACCGACAGAACGATCCCGCGCAGGTCGCACGCGCGTACGACGACGCCTACGAGGCGTTGCTCGAGGTCGCCGGACGAGTCTGA
- a CDS encoding MBL fold metallo-hydrolase — MIANLAQGVQAFTSNVFLVTGDRPVLVDTGANFDVVDAVRSRVDDLEAVILTHTHRDHVGNLAAVKEAFDVDAWGYDTAIEGVDHAIADEETVRLGDDEYVALHTPGHKNDHLCFHSETASVLFAGDLVFQNGSFGRTDLEEGDRETLIQSIDRVLERIDPGLAEMHTGHGPSVTTDPYDHVELSAQMARQA; from the coding sequence ATGATCGCTAATCTCGCGCAGGGCGTGCAGGCGTTTACCAGTAACGTCTTTCTGGTGACCGGGGACCGACCCGTGCTCGTCGATACGGGCGCGAACTTCGACGTCGTCGACGCCGTCCGCTCCCGAGTCGACGACCTCGAGGCGGTGATCCTCACTCACACGCACCGCGATCACGTCGGTAACCTCGCCGCGGTGAAAGAGGCGTTCGACGTCGACGCGTGGGGGTACGACACCGCAATCGAGGGCGTCGATCACGCTATCGCGGACGAGGAGACGGTTCGACTGGGCGACGACGAGTACGTCGCGCTCCACACGCCCGGCCACAAGAACGACCACCTCTGTTTTCACTCGGAGACGGCGAGCGTACTGTTCGCGGGCGATCTCGTCTTCCAGAACGGGAGCTTCGGCCGCACCGATCTCGAGGAGGGCGATCGCGAGACTCTGATACAAAGTATCGATCGGGTGCTCGAGCGGATCGATCCCGGTCTCGCGGAAATGCACACCGGCCACGGGCCGAGCGTGACGACCGATCCCTACGATCACGTCGAACTGTCGGCCCAGATGGCGCGGCAGGCCTGA